From the genome of Candidatus Alcyoniella australis:
CGCTGACAAAGACGACAGCTGGGTGCGGCTGCACACCGGTCTGGCCCCGGACGATCCGGGATTTATCGAGTTCGTGGTTACTGACAACGGCTGCGGCATTGCGGCCGACGTGCTGTCGCAGATCTTCGATCCGTTTTTCACCACCAAGGGCCGCGAGTCGGGCACGGGCCTGGGCCTGGCGATCAGCCAACGAATCGTTGAGGAGCATAGCGGACGGCTGCTGGTCCACAGTGATCCCGGCGAGGGCAGCCGCTTTACGGTGCTGCTGCCGATTGAGGGGAAAAGCCGATGAGTGCAGTGATCCTGATTGTGGACGACGAACTCGTATTTCTCGACAGCGTCAAGCGCGTGCTGCGCATCGAGGGCTACGACGATCTGACCGCAATCGACGATCCAACCATCGTGCCCGAACTGATCGAGCAACGGCAGTTCGACGTGGCACTGCTCGACATCACCATGCCCGGGCTCGACGGCATGGAACTGCTGAAGATCATCAAGGAGCGCAGCCCGCAGACCGAATGCGTGATGATCACGGCCAACGACAGCATTCCGCTGGTAATCAAGTCGGTACGGCTCGGGGCCTACGACTATTTGGTCAAGCCGATCGTGCCCGATCAGCTCGTGCAATCGATGGAGCGCGCATTGGAACACAAGCGGCTGATCCAGTCGCTGATTTTGCGCTCGCAAGCCGGGTTCGACCGCACGCTGAAAAATCCCGCGGCGTTCAAAGCGATCGATACCAACGACGCGCGGACGCTCGCGCTGCTGCACGAGGCCGAGCTGCACGCCGCCTCGTCGATCCCGATCTTAATCACCGGCGAGACCGGCGTGGGCAAGGAACTGCTGGCCCGCGCGATCCATGCCGCCAGCCCGCGCA
Proteins encoded in this window:
- a CDS encoding sigma 54-interacting transcriptional regulator, encoding MSAVILIVDDELVFLDSVKRVLRIEGYDDLTAIDDPTIVPELIEQRQFDVALLDITMPGLDGMELLKIIKERSPQTECVMITANDSIPLVIKSVRLGAYDYLVKPIVPDQLVQSMERALEHKRLIQSLILRSQAGFDRTLKNPAAFKAIDTNDARTLALLHEAELHAASSIPILITGETGVGKELLARAIHAASPRSSGPLVAVNMLSLSPTLFESEFFGHAKGAFTGAEREKEGYLARAHGGTLFLDEIGDLSLEIQGKLLRILQEGEYVPVGKTRPQRADVR